The following proteins are co-located in the Robbsia betulipollinis genome:
- a CDS encoding exonuclease domain-containing protein, with protein sequence MKVAHSRVDAPASAAPIDAASPATGAFDVPALLARLDRPMVFVDLETTGSDPLKDRITEIGLVEVGPEGLREWTMMVDPGQPIPPFIEQLTGISNAMVRGQPSFASLAPALAAQLEGKLFIAHNARFDYGFLKSEFKRAGLRFRADVLCTVRLSRTLFPTARKHGLDALIERFALVPRGRHRALADADLLWQFWQHLHRQHPFATIDAAARTLIRRASLPAALDEDALDSLPALPGVYVFYGAQGLPLFVGKGADLRKSVGAHFSADHRQSNDQPLSSAVRRIEHRVAAGETGAALVEAQLVKALAPPHNRVLRRRSTPCSWYFPPEASVPRLAWPHERDFGRTEDLFGIFDSRAKAESRLRKLARENGVYPAALGLEKDAPAWEAGELADDAADDVSSAEAAGAQAARLREALAPLRIACWPHDGPIAFAERHRTGLTQWHVVDNWSYLGSSEDPRALPGLAAATPVPLFDRDTYAILRRAFRDPTLDVLPLRVARALELVAPPAPAAPTVEPDADAAPAVLSRTGPAAPAATRARVSGAARDDRQLLIDFDAAPGDPATAGAREA encoded by the coding sequence ATGAAGGTGGCGCATTCGCGGGTTGACGCCCCGGCGTCGGCCGCTCCCATCGACGCGGCCTCTCCCGCTACCGGTGCGTTCGACGTCCCCGCCTTGCTGGCCCGGCTCGACCGCCCGATGGTGTTCGTCGATCTCGAGACCACCGGCTCGGACCCGCTCAAGGACCGGATCACGGAAATCGGTCTGGTCGAGGTCGGGCCCGAGGGTTTGCGTGAGTGGACGATGATGGTCGACCCCGGCCAGCCGATTCCGCCGTTCATCGAACAACTCACCGGCATCAGCAACGCGATGGTGCGGGGCCAGCCGAGTTTCGCCTCGCTCGCGCCCGCGCTGGCCGCGCAACTCGAGGGCAAGCTTTTCATCGCCCACAACGCGCGCTTCGACTACGGTTTTCTGAAAAGCGAATTCAAGCGGGCCGGTCTGCGCTTTCGCGCCGATGTGTTGTGTACGGTCCGGCTCTCGCGCACGCTGTTTCCGACGGCACGCAAGCACGGCCTCGATGCGCTCATTGAACGTTTCGCGCTGGTCCCGCGCGGCCGGCACCGCGCGCTCGCCGACGCCGATCTGCTCTGGCAGTTCTGGCAGCATCTGCACCGCCAGCACCCGTTCGCCACCATCGACGCCGCCGCGCGCACCCTGATCCGACGGGCGAGCCTGCCGGCGGCGCTCGACGAGGACGCGCTCGACAGCCTGCCCGCCCTGCCCGGCGTGTACGTCTTCTACGGCGCACAGGGCCTGCCGCTGTTCGTCGGCAAGGGCGCCGACCTGCGCAAGAGCGTGGGCGCGCACTTCTCCGCCGACCACCGTCAGTCGAACGATCAGCCATTGTCGTCGGCGGTGCGGCGGATCGAGCATCGGGTGGCCGCCGGCGAGACCGGCGCCGCGCTCGTCGAGGCGCAACTCGTCAAGGCCCTCGCGCCGCCGCACAACCGCGTGCTGCGCCGCCGCAGCACGCCGTGCAGCTGGTACTTTCCGCCGGAGGCGAGCGTGCCGCGCCTGGCCTGGCCGCATGAACGGGACTTCGGTCGCACCGAGGATCTGTTCGGCATCTTCGATTCCCGCGCGAAGGCCGAGTCGCGCTTGCGCAAGCTCGCGCGCGAAAACGGCGTGTACCCGGCGGCGCTCGGGCTGGAAAAGGACGCGCCGGCATGGGAAGCGGGCGAACTTGCCGATGACGCTGCCGATGACGTCTCTTCCGCAGAAGCGGCGGGCGCGCAGGCGGCGCGTCTGCGCGAGGCGCTCGCGCCGCTGCGCATCGCCTGCTGGCCGCACGATGGCCCGATCGCTTTCGCCGAGCGGCATCGCACCGGCCTGACCCAATGGCACGTGGTCGACAACTGGAGTTACCTGGGCAGCAGCGAGGATCCGCGCGCGTTGCCGGGACTGGCCGCCGCCACGCCGGTGCCGCTGTTCGACCGCGACACCTACGCGATCCTGCGCCGTGCGTTTCGCGACCCCACGCTCGATGTACTGCCGCTGCGCGTCGCACGTGCCCTCGAACTGGTCGCCCCCCCCGCCCCCGCCGCCCCCACCGTCGAACCGGATGCGGATGCCGCTCCCGCGGTCCTCTCCCGCACCGGCCCGGCAGCGCCGGCCGCGACGCGTGCCCGCGTGAGCGGCGCAGCGCGCGACGACAGGCAATTGCTGATCGATTTCGACGCTGCCCCGGGCGATCCCGCTACCGCGGGCGCCCGCGAGGCATAG